In Cucurbita pepo subsp. pepo cultivar mu-cu-16 unplaced genomic scaffold, ASM280686v2 Cp4.1_scaffold000134, whole genome shotgun sequence, the following proteins share a genomic window:
- the LOC111783960 gene encoding transmembrane protein 120 homolog isoform X2, translated as MVETENITDSLQNVEDEVGKVVEQAKELHDSAASLISKTATDEQALRQSALSLESSIRRLRSLLNSLLSKELLDSKLADKLEDDLQRARCMMVDGEVASFLPGKPQGKFLQMFLGPINVRASRKDVQFKVKEEYNSYRDRTALLFLFFPSLLLVLRGWVWHGCLPTFPVQLYQAWLLFLYTGLSLRENILRVNGSDIRSWWIYHHYCAMIMALVSLTWEIKGQPNCAQKQRGVQLFLQWAMMQGVAMLLQNRYQRQRLYTRIALGKAKRMDVVWGETAGVDGQLLILCPLLFILQGFEAYVGLLLLKTALVGVVPEWQVLFCGFLLVVMAVGNFANTVQTLMVKSRFKAKMKRSKSKQELAQTSS; from the exons ATGGTGGAGACCGAGAACATAACCGATTCGTTGCAGAATGTGGAGGATGAAGTTGGGAAAGTGGTGGAGCAGGCGAAGGAGCTGCATGATTCGGCTGCTTCTCTAATCTCTAAAACAGCCACCGACGAACAGGCCCTCCGCCAGAGTGCTCTGTCTCTTGAATCTTCCATTCGTCGTCTTCGTTCTTTACTCAATTCGCTTCTCTCCAAAGAGCTTTTGGATTCCAAGCTTGCTGACAAG CTGGAAGATGACTTGCAGAGAGCTAGATGTATGATGGTCGATGGAGAGGTTGCATCGTTTCTTCCTGGGAAGCCGCAGG GTAAGTTCTTGCAGATGTTTCTGGGACCTATTAATGTGCGTGCCTCACGGAAAGATGTGCAGTTTAAAGTTAAAGAGGAGTATAACAGTTACAGA GATAGGACtgctcttctctttctttttttcccatCTCTGCTGCTTGTTCTAAGAGGCTGGGTTTGGCATGGATGCTTGCCTACATTTCCAGTTCAACTGTAccag gCGTGGCTCCTATTCCTATACACAGGATTGTCTTTGCGTGAAAACATACTAAGAGTCAATGGAAGTGATATTCGTTCTTG GTGGATATACCATCACTATTGTGCTATGATTATGGCCCTTGTTAGTCTTACGTGGGAGATCAAAGGACAGCCAAATTGTGCCCAAAAGCAG AGAGGTGTACAACTCTTCCTACAGTGGGCCATGATGCAAGGAGTTGCAATGCTTTTACAAAATAGATATCAGCGTCAGAGGCTTTATACTCGGATTGCTCTTGGAAAG gCTAAGAGAATGGATGTCGTTTGGGGAGAAACAGCTGGTGTGGATGGTCAACTATTGATACTGTGTCCTTTACTCTTTATCTTACAG GGCTTTGAGGCATATGTTGGATTACTTCTCCTCAAGACTGCATTGGTTGGCGTGGTTCCTGAATGGCAG GTGTTATTTTGTGGATTCCTTCTGGTCGTAATGGCGGTCGGGAACTTCGCAAATACAGTGCAAACCTTAATGGTAAAATCAAGATTCAAGGCAAAGATGAAAAGAAGCAAGAGCAAGCAGGAATTGGCCCAGACCAGTTCTTAA
- the LOC111783960 gene encoding transmembrane protein 120 homolog isoform X1 → MVETENITDSLQNVEDEVGKVVEQAKELHDSAASLISKTATDEQALRQSALSLESSIRRLRSLLNSLLSKELLDSKLADKLEDDLQRARCMMVDGEVASFLPGKPQGKFLQMFLGPINVRASRKDVQFKVKEEYNSYRLGGALTVISFKQDRTALLFLFFPSLLLVLRGWVWHGCLPTFPVQLYQAWLLFLYTGLSLRENILRVNGSDIRSWWIYHHYCAMIMALVSLTWEIKGQPNCAQKQRGVQLFLQWAMMQGVAMLLQNRYQRQRLYTRIALGKAKRMDVVWGETAGVDGQLLILCPLLFILQGFEAYVGLLLLKTALVGVVPEWQVLFCGFLLVVMAVGNFANTVQTLMVKSRFKAKMKRSKSKQELAQTSS, encoded by the exons ATGGTGGAGACCGAGAACATAACCGATTCGTTGCAGAATGTGGAGGATGAAGTTGGGAAAGTGGTGGAGCAGGCGAAGGAGCTGCATGATTCGGCTGCTTCTCTAATCTCTAAAACAGCCACCGACGAACAGGCCCTCCGCCAGAGTGCTCTGTCTCTTGAATCTTCCATTCGTCGTCTTCGTTCTTTACTCAATTCGCTTCTCTCCAAAGAGCTTTTGGATTCCAAGCTTGCTGACAAG CTGGAAGATGACTTGCAGAGAGCTAGATGTATGATGGTCGATGGAGAGGTTGCATCGTTTCTTCCTGGGAAGCCGCAGG GTAAGTTCTTGCAGATGTTTCTGGGACCTATTAATGTGCGTGCCTCACGGAAAGATGTGCAGTTTAAAGTTAAAGAGGAGTATAACAGTTACAGA CTTGGAGGTGCCCTCACAGTGATCTCTTTCAAGCAGGATAGGACtgctcttctctttctttttttcccatCTCTGCTGCTTGTTCTAAGAGGCTGGGTTTGGCATGGATGCTTGCCTACATTTCCAGTTCAACTGTAccag gCGTGGCTCCTATTCCTATACACAGGATTGTCTTTGCGTGAAAACATACTAAGAGTCAATGGAAGTGATATTCGTTCTTG GTGGATATACCATCACTATTGTGCTATGATTATGGCCCTTGTTAGTCTTACGTGGGAGATCAAAGGACAGCCAAATTGTGCCCAAAAGCAG AGAGGTGTACAACTCTTCCTACAGTGGGCCATGATGCAAGGAGTTGCAATGCTTTTACAAAATAGATATCAGCGTCAGAGGCTTTATACTCGGATTGCTCTTGGAAAG gCTAAGAGAATGGATGTCGTTTGGGGAGAAACAGCTGGTGTGGATGGTCAACTATTGATACTGTGTCCTTTACTCTTTATCTTACAG GGCTTTGAGGCATATGTTGGATTACTTCTCCTCAAGACTGCATTGGTTGGCGTGGTTCCTGAATGGCAG GTGTTATTTTGTGGATTCCTTCTGGTCGTAATGGCGGTCGGGAACTTCGCAAATACAGTGCAAACCTTAATGGTAAAATCAAGATTCAAGGCAAAGATGAAAAGAAGCAAGAGCAAGCAGGAATTGGCCCAGACCAGTTCTTAA
- the LOC111783965 gene encoding trihelix transcription factor GTL1-like isoform X2, with protein sequence MEGVGGGSGSELFGVTPPLTVDVVSDSQPVEAASPISSRPPASSSLNYEELIRGGGQMAIDDDALVGEDAGGGGSSAGNRWPRQETLALLKIRSDMDSAFRDATLKGPLWDEVSRKLGEMGYARNAKKCKEKFENVQKYYKRTKEGRGGRGDGKTYKFFTQLEALHNAASQNVASSGFGISNPTPISAVKISQTPMGIFSPPPTIAAPMGVSFSSDTSSSSTEEEEEEEEEEEEMGFDVEGEPSSVAGSSRKRRRRRGAVKGKSGGRRRRHKMMMGFFEGLMKEVVQKQEAMQQRFLEAIERREEERMIREETWKRQEMGRLREEQEKMAQERTIAGSRDAAIIAFLQKFTGQTIQLPSVNISPSAPQQHYDLSVPVPAPTPVAMPLSPVPPPPPFKTQPPSNTMPFMDHPISISNQESSSHGGRGDGPSEPISSRWPKQEVLALIKLRGGLESRYQEMGPKGPLWEEISAGMNRLGYKRSAKRCKEKWENINKYFKKVKESNKKRREDSKTCPYFDELDALYRKKIPTAGGSDGGASFSDTAKLQQTHIQMPHTTPAEEQPPPPPPPPPPPPPSPPPTKKTL encoded by the exons ATGGAAGGGGTTGGAGGTGGGTCGGGATCGGAATTGTTTGGAGTTACGCCGCCGTTGACTGTCGATGTTGTAAGTGATTCTCAGCCAGTGGAAGCTGCTTCTCCGATTAGTAGTCGACCTCCTGCATCGTCTTCGTTGAATTATGAGGAACTCATTCGCGGTGGAGGACAGATGGCGATTGACGACGACGCGCTCGTCGGAGAAGATGCTGGCGGCGGTGGCAGCTCGGCTGGGAATCGTTGGCCTCGTCAAGAAACTCTTGCGTTGCTTAAAATTAGATCGGATATGGATTCCGCCTTCCGTGATGCTACGCTTAAAGGTCCTCTCTGGGACGAAGTCTCGAG GAAGCTCGGGGAAATGGGTTATGCTAGAAATGCGAAGAAATGCAAGGAGAAATTTGAGAATGTACAGAAGTATTACAAGCGCACAAAGGAAGGGCGAGGAGGGCGTGGAGATGGGAAGACGTACAAATTCTTCACGCAGCTTGAGGCGCTACACAACGCCGCATCACAAAACGTGGCATCATCGGGCTTCGGGATTAGCAACCCAACACCAATCTCAGCCGTCAAAATCTCACAAACCCCAATGGGAATCTTTTCTCCGCCGCCCACCATCGCCGCTCCAATGGGTGTCAGCTTTTCATCCGACACCTCATCTTCATCAacagaagaggaggaggaggaggaggaggaggaggaggagatggGTTTTGACGTTGAAGGAGAGCCGTCGAGTGTGGCGGGAAGTAGCCGgaagcggcggcggcggagaggGGCGGTTAAGGGAAAAAGTGGTGGGCGGAGGAGAAGGCATAAGATGATGATGGGGTTTTTTGAGGGTTTGATGAAGGAAGTGGTGCAGAAACAGGAAGCTATGCAACAGAGATTCCTGGAAGCGattgagagaagagaagaagagagaatgaTTAGAGAAGAGACATGGAAGAGGCAAGAAATGGGGAGATTAAGGGAGGAGCAGGAAAAAATGGCTCAAGAACGGACAATTGCTGGGTCTAGAGATGCGGCTATAATTGCTTTTCTTCAGAAATTCACAGGCCAAACCATTCAATTACCGTCAGTGAATATCTCTCCTTCAGCCCCACAACAACACTATGATCTGTCAGTGCCTGTCCCTGCGCCCACGCCTGTCGCTATGCCACTATCCCCTGTCCCCCCACCTCCGCCGTTCAAAACCCAGCCGCCTTCAAATACAATGCCATTTATGGATCACCcaatatcaatatcaaatCAGGAAAGCAGCAGCCATGGCGGCCGGGGAGATGGCCCTTCAGAACCCATTTCTTCAAGATGGCCTAAACAGGAAGTTCTAGCGCTAATTAAGCTGCGAGGTGGGCTTGAATCAAGATATCAAGAAATGGGTCCTAAGGGCCCTCTTTGGGAAGAGATTTCAGCTGGAATGAACCGATTGGGTTACAAAAGAAGCGCCAAAAGATGCAAGGAAAAATGGGAGAATATCAACAAATACTTCAAGAAAGTTAAAGAAAGCAACAAAAAACGCCGCGAGGATTCCAAAACTTGCCCCTATTTCGATGAACTCGACGCTCTTTACCGGAAAAAGATCCCCACTGCCGGTGGTTCTGACGGTGGCGCCTCCTTTAGCGACACCGCCAAATTACAACAAACCCACATccaaatgcctcataccacACCCGCTGAAGAacaaccaccaccaccaccaccaccaccaccgccgccgccgccgtcacCACCACCCACAAAG AAGACATTGTGA
- the LOC111783973 gene encoding probable receptor-like protein kinase At1g33260, with translation MGLLRFFRVKRKSKVADKKTVLDAEIQPGFGARKFRWTEIEAFTKNFSTVVGSGGFSNVYLARTAPGMPAAVKILGASERLNRMFRQELDILLQLRHRNIVTFLGFCDERDEGALVFEYVSNGSLQEKLHSRLATAKTAVPVLPWKIRLAIAFQLAQAIEYLHEKCSLQIVHGDIKSSNILLDERFNCKLCDFGSAKMGFSSAVANPSSSSSPSSPFRAKQWMMGSPGYTDPQYLRTGIASKKNDIYSFGVVVLELITGKEAFCSEKGLILTSILPPAVRDGEGIKPSAVAELVDPRLRGEFDSNEAGALLSIAAACLAQPPAPRPVIGGVLQMMTEKIGNVSDGLWAGKRGSKLLDVGRW, from the exons ATGGGTTTGCTTCGGTTTTTTAGAGTGAAGAGGAAATCGAAAGTTGCTGATAAAAAAACCGTTCTTGATGCTGAAATTCAGCCTGGTTTTGGTGCTAGGAAGTTCCGGTGGACTGAAATCGAGGCTTTTACTAAGAATTTCTCCACTGTTGTCGGCTCCGGCGGCTTCAGTAATGTCTATCTTGCTCGGACGGCGCCGGGGATGCCGGCGGCGGTTAAGATTTTGGGTGCTAGTGAGCGGCTAAACCGGATGTTCCGGCAGGAATTGGACATTCTTCTGCAGCTCCGCCACCGGAATATTGTCACTTTCCTTGGCTTTTGCGATGAACGAG ATGAAGGAGCTTTGGTCTTCGAATATGTCTCCAATGGGAGCTTGCAAGAGAAGCTCCACAGCCGGCTGGCGACGGCGAAGACAGCGGTGCCGGTTCTTCCATGGAAAATCCGGTTAGCCATAGCCTTTCAGTTAGCTCAAGCAATCGAATACCTCCATGAAAAATGCAGTCTACAAATCGTTCACGGCGATATAAAATCATCGAACATTTTACTGGACGAACGATTCAATTGCAAACTCTGTGATTTTGGGTCGGCGAAAATGGGATTCTCGTCGGCGGTAGCGAAtccgtcgtcgtcgtcgtcgccGTCGAGCCCCTTCAGAGCGAAGCAATGGATGATGGGATCTCCAGGTTACACAGATCCCCAATACTTAAGAACCGGAATCGCCTCAAAGAAGAACGACATTTACAGTTTCGGCGTGGTGGTTTTAGAGCTAATCACCGGAAAAGAGGCTTTCTGCTCGGAGAAGGGTCTGATTTTGACTTCAATTTTACCTCCAGCAGTTCGCGACGGCGAAGGAATTAAACCATCGGCGGTGGCGGAACTGGTGGATCCGCGGCTCCGGGGAGAATTCGACAGCAATGAAGCCGGAGCGTTGCTATCAATCGCAGCGGCTTGCTTAGCGCAGCCGCCCGCACCGAGGCCGGTGATCGGAGGCGTGCTGCAGATGATGACGGAGAAGATCGGGAATGTAAGCGACGGGTTATGGGCGGGGAAACGTGGCAGTAAATTATTGGATGTGGGGAGATggtaa
- the LOC111783965 gene encoding trihelix transcription factor GTL1-like isoform X1 → MEGVGGGSGSELFGVTPPLTVDVVSDSQPVEAASPISSRPPASSSLNYEELIRGGGQMAIDDDALVGEDAGGGGSSAGNRWPRQETLALLKIRSDMDSAFRDATLKGPLWDEVSRKLGEMGYARNAKKCKEKFENVQKYYKRTKEGRGGRGDGKTYKFFTQLEALHNAASQNVASSGFGISNPTPISAVKISQTPMGIFSPPPTIAAPMGVSFSSDTSSSSTEEEEEEEEEEEEMGFDVEGEPSSVAGSSRKRRRRRGAVKGKSGGRRRRHKMMMGFFEGLMKEVVQKQEAMQQRFLEAIERREEERMIREETWKRQEMGRLREEQEKMAQERTIAGSRDAAIIAFLQKFTGQTIQLPSVNISPSAPQQHYDLSVPVPAPTPVAMPLSPVPPPPPFKTQPPSNTMPFMDHPISISNQESSSHGGRGDGPSEPISSRWPKQEVLALIKLRGGLESRYQEMGPKGPLWEEISAGMNRLGYKRSAKRCKEKWENINKYFKKVKESNKKRREDSKTCPYFDELDALYRKKIPTAGGSDGGASFSDTAKLQQTHIQMPHTTPAEEQPPPPPPPPPPPPPSPPPTKPEDIVNELMELQNLYDVDQVDDDDDDNDDNDNTREEKRRNMDYKMEFQTSEFQSMAVVQ, encoded by the exons ATGGAAGGGGTTGGAGGTGGGTCGGGATCGGAATTGTTTGGAGTTACGCCGCCGTTGACTGTCGATGTTGTAAGTGATTCTCAGCCAGTGGAAGCTGCTTCTCCGATTAGTAGTCGACCTCCTGCATCGTCTTCGTTGAATTATGAGGAACTCATTCGCGGTGGAGGACAGATGGCGATTGACGACGACGCGCTCGTCGGAGAAGATGCTGGCGGCGGTGGCAGCTCGGCTGGGAATCGTTGGCCTCGTCAAGAAACTCTTGCGTTGCTTAAAATTAGATCGGATATGGATTCCGCCTTCCGTGATGCTACGCTTAAAGGTCCTCTCTGGGACGAAGTCTCGAG GAAGCTCGGGGAAATGGGTTATGCTAGAAATGCGAAGAAATGCAAGGAGAAATTTGAGAATGTACAGAAGTATTACAAGCGCACAAAGGAAGGGCGAGGAGGGCGTGGAGATGGGAAGACGTACAAATTCTTCACGCAGCTTGAGGCGCTACACAACGCCGCATCACAAAACGTGGCATCATCGGGCTTCGGGATTAGCAACCCAACACCAATCTCAGCCGTCAAAATCTCACAAACCCCAATGGGAATCTTTTCTCCGCCGCCCACCATCGCCGCTCCAATGGGTGTCAGCTTTTCATCCGACACCTCATCTTCATCAacagaagaggaggaggaggaggaggaggaggaggaggagatggGTTTTGACGTTGAAGGAGAGCCGTCGAGTGTGGCGGGAAGTAGCCGgaagcggcggcggcggagaggGGCGGTTAAGGGAAAAAGTGGTGGGCGGAGGAGAAGGCATAAGATGATGATGGGGTTTTTTGAGGGTTTGATGAAGGAAGTGGTGCAGAAACAGGAAGCTATGCAACAGAGATTCCTGGAAGCGattgagagaagagaagaagagagaatgaTTAGAGAAGAGACATGGAAGAGGCAAGAAATGGGGAGATTAAGGGAGGAGCAGGAAAAAATGGCTCAAGAACGGACAATTGCTGGGTCTAGAGATGCGGCTATAATTGCTTTTCTTCAGAAATTCACAGGCCAAACCATTCAATTACCGTCAGTGAATATCTCTCCTTCAGCCCCACAACAACACTATGATCTGTCAGTGCCTGTCCCTGCGCCCACGCCTGTCGCTATGCCACTATCCCCTGTCCCCCCACCTCCGCCGTTCAAAACCCAGCCGCCTTCAAATACAATGCCATTTATGGATCACCcaatatcaatatcaaatCAGGAAAGCAGCAGCCATGGCGGCCGGGGAGATGGCCCTTCAGAACCCATTTCTTCAAGATGGCCTAAACAGGAAGTTCTAGCGCTAATTAAGCTGCGAGGTGGGCTTGAATCAAGATATCAAGAAATGGGTCCTAAGGGCCCTCTTTGGGAAGAGATTTCAGCTGGAATGAACCGATTGGGTTACAAAAGAAGCGCCAAAAGATGCAAGGAAAAATGGGAGAATATCAACAAATACTTCAAGAAAGTTAAAGAAAGCAACAAAAAACGCCGCGAGGATTCCAAAACTTGCCCCTATTTCGATGAACTCGACGCTCTTTACCGGAAAAAGATCCCCACTGCCGGTGGTTCTGACGGTGGCGCCTCCTTTAGCGACACCGCCAAATTACAACAAACCCACATccaaatgcctcataccacACCCGCTGAAGAacaaccaccaccaccaccaccaccaccaccgccgccgccgccgtcacCACCACCCACAAAG CCAGAAGACATTGTGAATGAGTTGATGGAGCTTCAGAACCTTTACGATGTCGATCAAGTCgacgatgacgacgacgacaacgACGACAACGACAACACCcgagaagaaaagagaaggaacATGGATTACAAAATGGAATTTCAGACAAGTGAGTTTCAATCAATGGCGGTGGTTCAATAA
- the LOC111783956 gene encoding RING-H2 finger protein ATL79-like, which translates to MRPTPLDADDTVSFQPPPPPPPPCHDLRACTWRPYSNSRDFEANAAVVVIILLCGLICSLALNTAIRCFLRRRGDADENPSDTRQEELRDETKPTLVDKLKMAPALVFSAEMKPKLAGAEAECTICLTEFSEGEEIRVLAICKHGFHVQCIQTWLILHSSCPTCRCIYLPPSPSVAAHGGDDGGDGDP; encoded by the coding sequence atgcgGCCGACTCCTTTAGACGCCGACGACACCGTCAGCTTCcagccaccaccaccaccaccgccaccgTGCCACGACCTCCGCGCTTGTACATGGCGGCCGTACTCCAATTCCAGAGACTTCGAAGCCAACGCTGCTGTTGTAGTCATCATCCTTCTCTGTGGCCTCATCTGCTCTCTAGCTCTCAACACCGCCATTCGCTGCTTTCTCCGCCGCCGCGGAGACGCCGATGAAAACCCAAGTGATACCCGGCAGGAGGAGCTTCGTGATGAGACGAAGCCGACGTTAGTGGACAAATTGAAGATGGCTCCGGCGTTGGTGTTCTCGGCGGAGATGAAGCCGAAACTCGCCGGTGCGGAGGCGGAGTGTACGATTTGTTTGACGGAATTCTCGGAAGGGGAAGAGATTCGTGTATTGGCGATTTGTAAGCACGGATTTCATGTTCAGTGTATTCAAACGTGGCTGATTTTGCATTCTTCTTGTCCGACTTGCCGCTGTATCTACCTCCCTCCGTCACCGTCGGTCGCCGCACACGGCGGCGACGACGGCGGCGACGGCGACCCATga
- the LOC111783914 gene encoding probable methyltransferase PMT18 codes for MAKEYSGSPKHHHIESRRKRLTWILGVSGLCILSYIFGAWQNTTTPINQSEAYSKVGCTDQTFPSSQSSSSTNTLDFESHHSVEINNSIEAVTKKISPCDMKFSEYTPCQDPTRARKFDRRMLKYRERHCPPKEELLLCMIPAPPKYKTPFKWPQSRDYAWYDNIPHRELSIEKAVQNWIQVEGDRFRFPGGGTMFPRGANAYIDDINELIPLTTGKIRTAIDTGCGVASWGAFLLKRDILTMSFAPRDTHEAQVQFALERGVPAMIGVLASQRLPYPARAFDMAHCSRCLIPWADNDGLYLIELDRVLRPGGYWILSGPPIRWKKYWRGWARTQEDLKQEQDSIEEVARRLCWKKVVEKNDLAIWQKPLNHIQCIKNKKVYKTPHICKSDDPDSAWYRNLETCITPLPEVSGDNEVAGGAVENWPNRAFAVPPRISRGTIPNVNKEKFEEDNKLWNERITYYGKMIPLEHGRYRNIMDMNANLGGFAAGLLKFPVWVMNVVPANSDRDSLGVIYERGLIGTYHDWCEAFSTYPRTYDLIHADGIFSIYQDRCDITYILLEMDRILRPEGTVIFRDTVEVLVKVQAISDGMKWKSQIMDHETGPFNPEKILVAVKSYWTGETTRQ; via the exons atggcGAAGGAGTATAGTGGCTCACCGAAGCATCACCATATCGAGTCGAGAAGGAAGCGGTTGACATGGATTCTCGGCGTCAGTGGGCTATGCATTTTATCATACATCTTTGGGGCATGGCAGAACACCACGACACCGATCAACCAATCCGAAGCATATTCCAAAGTCGGTTGCACGGATCAAACATTCCCGTCATCCCAATCCTCTTCATCAACAAATACGCTCGATTTCGAGAGCCACCATAGCGTCGAAATCAACAATTCCATTGAAGCGGTCACCAAGAAGATCTCCCCCTGCGATATGAAGTTCAGCGAATACACTCCCTGTCAAGATCCGACTAGGGCCAGGAAATTCGATCGGAGAATGTTGAAATACAGAGAGCGTCATTGTCCTCCCAAGGAAGAATTGCTCCTCTGTATGATTCCGGCGCCGCCGAAGTACAAGACGCCGTTCAAATGGCCGCAGAGCCGCGATTATGCTTGGTACGATAACATTCCTCACAGAGAACTTAGCATCGAGAAGGCGGTGCAGAATTGGATTCAGGTTGAAGGCGATCGTTTCCGATTTCCCGGCGGTGGCACGATGTTCCCCCGCGGTGCCAATGCTTATATAGACGACATTAACGAACTTATTCCTCTTACTACAGGGAAGATTCGAACCGCCATTGATACGGGTTGTGGC GTAGCAAGTTGGGGCGCTTTTTTGCTGAAGAGGGACATCTTGACCATGTCCTTTGCCCCAAGGGATACTCATGAAGCTCAAGTTCAGTTCGCTCTAGAGCGTGGCGTTCCGGCCATGATCGGTGTCTTGGCCTCTCAACGACTCCCTTACCCCGCCCGAGCCTTCGACATGGCTCATTGCTCTCGTTGTCTCATCCCGTGGGCCGATAATG ATGGGTTGTACTTAATTGAGCTGGATCGAGTTTTGAGGCCGGGCGGGTATTGGATTCTCTCGGGCCCTCCGATTCGTTGGAAGAAGTATTGGAGAGGTTGGGCAAGAACACAAGAGGATTTGAAACAAGAGCAAGACTCAATTGAAGAAGTAGCCAGGAGGCTATGCTGGAAGAAAGTGGTTGAGAAGAATGATCTTGCAATATGGCAAAAGCCCCTCAACCACATCCAATgcatcaagaacaagaaagtcTACAAAACACCCCACATTTGCAAGTCAGACGATCCCGATTCGGCCTG GTACCGAAACTTGGAGACCTGCATAACTCCATTACCAGAGGTAAGTGGCGACAACGAAGTTGCCGGTGGTGCGGTGGAGAATTGGCCAAACCGCGCATTCGCCGTACCACCTCGAATAAGTAGAGGAACAATACCAAACGTGAACAAGGAAAAATTCGAAGAGGATAACAAACTATGGAACGAGAGGATTACATATTACGGAAAGATGATCCCGTTAGAGCATGGACGATACCGAAACATAATGGACATGAATGCAAATCTCGGGGGATTTGCAGCGGGTTTGTTGAAGTTTCCGGTGTGGGTTATGAACGTCGTGCCAGCCAATTCAGACCGTGACAGTTTGGGAGTAATATACGAACGCGGCCTAATCGGAACGTACCATGATTGGTGCGAGGCCTTCTCGACGTACCCGAGAACGTACGATCTAATCCATGCCGATGGCATATTCAGCATATATCAAGATAG GTGTGATATAACTTACATTTTACTGGAGATGGATAGGATATTGAGGCCTGAAGGGACAGTAATTTTTAGGGACACAGTGGAAGTGTTGGTGAAAGTTCAAGCCATTTCAGATGGGATGAAGTGGAAGAGCCAAATTATGGACCATGAAACAGGACCATTCAATCCTGAGAAGATTCTTGTCGCAGTAAAATCTTATTGGACTGGTGAAACCACCCGACAATAA